The Alkalinema sp. FACHB-956 sequence CCTGATTGACATGGCCCACAAGATCAAGAAGGATGTGAAGGTTTTTAGCCTGGATACGGGGCGGCTGCATCCTGAGACCTATCAGTTTATCGATCGGGTGCGGAAGCATTACGGAATTACGATCGAAATCATGGCTCCTGAGACTGCGAAGTTAGAGGAGTTTGTGCGGGAGAAGGGGCTGTTTAGCTTTTATGAAGATGGGCATAAGGAGTGCTGCGATATCCGCAAGGTGGAGCCGCTGCGTCGCAAGCTGAGCACGGTGGAAGCGTGGATTACGGGGCAACGGCAGGATCAGAACCCGGCGACGCGGGGCAAGGTGCCTGTGGTGCAGGTGGATAATGGGTTTTCGACGCCGGATAATCAGTTGATTAAGTTCAATCCGTTGTCCTATTGGTCTTCGGCGGATGTGTGGATGTATATCCGGACCTATGATGTGCCGTTTAATCCGCTGCATGAGCGGGGGTTTGTCAGTATTGGTTGTGAGCCTTGTACCCGTCCGGTGCTGCCGAACCAGCATGAGCGGGAAGGCCGCTGGTGGTGGGAAGATGCGGGTAAGAAGGAATGTGGCTTACATGCGATTAACCAACAGGGTTAAGGGCTTGTTGGGTTAAGTCAATCTCGGGTTAGGCGGCTGGGTTAGCTGCCTAATCTTGGCGGGTTTGTTTGATCGGGTATTTGCATCTAGAAAGCTTTGCGAATCTCAAAGGGTGGTTGCTTTCTAGTTGTCATAAAGTCTTCTGAGAATTGCTCTAAGCGTTCAAATAAAGATTGCCATGGCGGAGTTTGGGCCATAAGAACGATCGCATTCCCAACTTTTTTAATATAGATTTTGCTGCCTGTACTTTGAAAGTCTGCGGGAAGTCTGACAATTTGGTGAGTGCCGTCGGTACTAATTTTTGCGGTATTCACGGGGCAGATCCCTTCAAGAAAATGGATCAAGGAACATTGAAAAATTAGCTGTTTTTTCAATATGCTCGGCTGTAAATTTCGGATGAGGGAGAAATGCTTGTAAGAGCTTAATACAGCCATTGAGTGTGGTCTGTAACATGATGTGATTACCCGTTGTAGAGTTGGCTTATTAATATTGATCTCGTCTGTTAGTCGTAGCGACTTGCTTGACTCTTACGAATCATCATTTTTCCAGTTGTTAGTTCCAATTATTAGCTTGATATCTTATCCTCGAAAAGACTGTATTGCTACGGCTATAGCCTGTTGAAGATCGCTAGAATGGATCCAGCCAACAAAAGCAGCATATTCACACTTGCCGTAGTGATTAGCAATAAAAACATGATTGACACCGACGACATTAGTCCAAGTTCGGATGCTAGTGCCATCAGTGAAAGAAAAAATAGGTTTTGATCTGGGAAAGTCTTTTTCACTAGCATCCGTAATTCCGGGTACGGATCTAAAATGTTCGATCAACTTTGAGATCAAATTGTCTTCTGGTGCAGGGAGTGGTTGTCTGGGTTGTGACCAAAATTCTTGAATCACTTTAACAACTGCGGCGTGGGTTCTCAGTGCAGGATGACTGACCCCATCTAAACGAATGAAATGCGCATGTTTAAGCTTAGTAGACTCAATTGTGACGGTGCCGTCATCTCCTCCACTGGTATTTCCAGCAATCACTAATGTAGGAATTTGAGCGGTAATCTGCTCGGCTAGAATGCGGCGATTTTGACCCAAATACTTTGCCATACCAATTCCCCAGCCAAAGGGATCAATAATTCTTGCTAAGTCTGCTCCGCCAATAGGGGAACCTAATAACACTAGAGATTCACAGCGTTCCCACCAATCTGGATGTCTGGATAATACTTCTACCCAAAGCACACCACCGAGAGAGGTTGCAATGATTCGAATAGGGATGCCCGGATATTGTAGCAATGCTTGTTCGGCAATTTGCTCAAGTTTGCCAATCAGAGGTTCAATTTCAAAGTGAGTTTGAATGAAACCAAGGCTTGGGGCAACCACGTAAGACTGCGGTGGAGCTACTGTGTGGGCTAAGCTTCCCATCGCTCTGTTGTTGTCTGTCATTCCATGTTGAGAAAACAATATGAGCTTGATGTGATTCGATGAGGCCATAATTGGACTTTATGTTACTTAACACACAATCCTAGCAACGAAATTATACGAAAAGTTTCCGTATATCCCCTTGATTGAGTAGATGTCCTGAAGCTTGCTGTTAGACAACTAACCAAAGCTACAGGACTCTTACGCTTAAACCATTACCGCTGCCGTTCGCGACTAAGAATGCTGATGTATTGCCCGTCGGAATGCACGATCTTCATCGGTTGACTCCAGTGAATTCGATCGGCGATCCGATGCGCATGGAATTGATTAATTGTATCCTGTACGAATTCTTTGTGACCGATTAAGTGGATCTGTAAGCGTTGTTTCTCATGTTGAACTTCACGATCGCTGCGATCGCTAGACCCTTTCGCCATAATTGAGCTTCTCCTGTTGTGAGTGGGTAAGAAGCCCAAAAATTTAGAGCCACCCCGTTTGACATCACAAACAAGAGTGGCTCGATCGAATGTTAAAATTCTCAACAAGCCTCCTTGCTGCTTACTCAGCGAGGGGGAATAGCTACCCAGAGTTGTTTGCCGCAACAAAGGGTAGTGCCCTAAATTTTTGGATCCCAGCGACTCCGTGCTTCATGCCGTACCGTCAATCGTAAGCCCAACTGAAAGAAGGATGTCCACGGATTCGCTATGACAGAACAGCCTACGGAGAAACCCAGGTAAAGTCAAGCCCATTGGGAAAACTTTACGAAACACAACCTAGGTTTACAGACATCGCATCGATCGTTCCAGTACGGTTTATTCGTCTCGATCGGGAATGGAGAAATTAATATTTCCTTGGTTATAGTTTAGGCATTAGGAAAATTTGCCAAACTGAATGAATGGGTTGGCTGGAAATGCGGCAATGAAGCAAGAACAAGGGGTAATGGGGCGCGGGGCAAAACAGAGTCTGAGGAACCCTTGGACATTGCAGCGCTGGCAACGAGTCATGGTTCAGTGGGTTCTGAGTGGGCTGTTGGTGGTTCTCGTTGCAGGGCCGATCGTAGCTCAATCCCCTGCGCCGCAATCCCGTGAGGCACTGATTCAACGCATTCAAGACCAAGCGAAGCGAGATTTGGAGGTGGGGCGTACCCAGCGTCCGGAGGATGTGCGGAAGCTCTTTGCGGAGGAAGCGAAACAAGCTGGACTGCCGACTAACGAAATTGATAAGACCTATGATGAAGCCTACGCCAAAGCCAAGGATGAGAAGGAAACAGATCCCAACGAAGTCACCAAAGTTTTGAAAGATTGGCGGGGTTGGTTAGCGGTTGTTGTTCTGTCTGCTGTTTTCGCATCGTTTAAGGATACAGTAACTGAAACCATCAAAAAGATTTCAACAGCAATCAACACCTGGATTTATCAACGGTTTTCAGGGACGCGGCTGTTTTGGAATGTAGCGTTGGAAAAGTACCGCAAGGCGCTGTTAGTGAAGCACCGGGAACTGAAGATTCCCTTTCGGCCTAATCGACCGCTGCAACTGGGAGAAATCTATGTGCCGCTCAAAGTGGCGGGCGATCGCAGCAATGAGAAAGTTGAAGCTTTGCAGGCTGTGCGAGAGCATCGACGGCTGATGGTGAAAGGGGCACCCGGCTCCGGAAAAACGATGTTGCTGAAGTATTTAGCCCTGAGTTATGCCGAAGGACGGCTGCGGTTGTCGGGGAATCCGATCGTGATTTTGTTGGAGCTGTATCGGCTGAACAGTGGGGCAGAAATGTTACCGCTGTTGCTGGAGGCATTGAAGCGGGACGATTTTCCCAATGGGGAGAAATTTTTGCAGCAGGCTTTGGAAAAAGGCAATGTCTTGCTGCTGCTGGATGGGTTGGATGAGGTAAATAGTTCCAATCGGGTGTCGGTTGTTCAGCGGATTCGGGATTTTCTGGATCAGCATGAACAGTGTGGCGTGGTGATTACCTGTCGCACACAGATCTATCAGAATGAGTTCGATCCGGTGGTGAATCGCACCCTTGAGGTGGTGGAGTTTACCGATGCGCAGATTCAGCAGTTTTTGCGGCCTTGGCGATCGGAAATGCCCCCAGAAAAGTCGGTGGAGCAGTTGTTACAAGCATTGACCGATCGACCGCGAATCAAGGAACTAGCGCGCAATCCGTTGCTGCTGACGATGATTGCCTATTTGTACTGCGATACCCCGTTTGTGTTACCCCATTCCCGATCGGAGTTTTATCGGGAATCGACACGCTGGTTATTGGAACTGTGGGATGGGTCGCGGCAAACGCCCAATCATTACAAGGGGTTTACCAAAGGATTGGTGTTGCAGCATCTAGCGCTGTTTGCCCAGGATCAGACGGGAACCCAGGGCG is a genomic window containing:
- a CDS encoding phosphoadenylyl-sulfate reductase; translation: MAQATGLDIASLEAELSQQSPQKILERALGLFDNIYISFSGAEDVVLIDMAHKIKKDVKVFSLDTGRLHPETYQFIDRVRKHYGITIEIMAPETAKLEEFVREKGLFSFYEDGHKECCDIRKVEPLRRKLSTVEAWITGQRQDQNPATRGKVPVVQVDNGFSTPDNQLIKFNPLSYWSSADVWMYIRTYDVPFNPLHERGFVSIGCEPCTRPVLPNQHEREGRWWWEDAGKKECGLHAINQQG
- a CDS encoding AbrB/MazE/SpoVT family DNA-binding domain-containing protein — translated: MNTAKISTDGTHQIVRLPADFQSTGSKIYIKKVGNAIVLMAQTPPWQSLFERLEQFSEDFMTTRKQPPFEIRKAF
- a CDS encoding lysophospholipase, which codes for MASSNHIKLILFSQHGMTDNNRAMGSLAHTVAPPQSYVVAPSLGFIQTHFEIEPLIGKLEQIAEQALLQYPGIPIRIIATSLGGVLWVEVLSRHPDWWERCESLVLLGSPIGGADLARIIDPFGWGIGMAKYLGQNRRILAEQITAQIPTLVIAGNTSGGDDGTVTIESTKLKHAHFIRLDGVSHPALRTHAAVVKVIQEFWSQPRQPLPAPEDNLISKLIEHFRSVPGITDASEKDFPRSKPIFSFTDGTSIRTWTNVVGVNHVFIANHYGKCEYAAFVGWIHSSDLQQAIAVAIQSFRG